The sequence below is a genomic window from Cicer arietinum cultivar CDC Frontier isolate Library 1 chromosome 6, Cicar.CDCFrontier_v2.0, whole genome shotgun sequence.
ataaataaataaataaataaataaaataaatttattgatattgatgtttttttttcttcttataattaaaaccaaagaatatattattataattttttttactaatctaAGGAGGATATTATACCTTTGCACCAAGTTTGAAATAGAAACCGAGAACTGCCCCCAACGGTATTCCAATTCCATAATAACACCCAACATTTACATATGCAACGAAAGTTTGCCATCCACATCCAACGGCCACACCTTTCATTCATAAAATTAAGATAATATTagtctttcatttttttttaaagtgaatgatttactaaaaacaaattataattattaaatttcaaGAGCTCCAAATTTTTAAACTACATTGCAGTTTAATTTATAGACTGGGCTTTTTCATTTGGTAGATGGTTTATAATGGACCAatggttaaaaatatttgaaatttcgATACAGAGTCTTTAGAATTAGAAGTGTtctgttttctttgtttttataattaagataaagattaattattcaataaatattaaaaaaaatgtatataaattaaattttgagacaTAATTCTTTCATAAGTTGATGATCATGACATTCTTCATCGTAACAACTTagacaattaaattatataagccttaaaaaaaataattttaaagtattgaTTTACTATAAACCATCTATTAAAGTGATATACTGTATAATATAActaatatacataaaataaaaaatacatataattttaGCCAAAATTACAtccaattttatttatgttattttgtgGAAACAAATCGGCCAGTTATCTCTTTCTGTCTACATAGATCCTTTATCATTATAAACGTTTACTACAATTTTTTTCCTACTTTTTTCCCACAtagttcatttatttttttaaacgtCTACCACTTAAACCCGTATTCATCTATTTggaaaatttaactaaagaatttaactaaagaatttaacttttataaaaataaaagacttatgtggataaattaaaatattttttctggtattaatttataattttataatctcTATTGCTACTTGTTtgtcaataattattttatttcttttctaaagaagattaaattataatttcagaaaaataaaaaataaaaaataaaaaaatagttaattaccAGATAAAACAGGCTGAACGCCATTGAGAGTAATAGAAAGAGCAAGGAGAGGACAGAGATCTGAGACAGCAGCGGCAACATCTTCACCCTCTGTGAAGACATAACTAATCACATCCCTTAATGCAATCACCACAAGAGCTAAAATCACTGATATTATGAAAGAAATCACTGTCACCACCACCACAGAAAATGAGGCTGATTTTGGATTTTTGGCTCCTAATTCATTGCTCACTCTCACACTGCATGTTTGtcaaaataacaatattatacttttcattagttaaatcgagaaaaaaaaactaattagaaAATTATTCAAGAATTTGAACGATCCACGAGAGATTTGATTTAAAATcaagaattaaaaattaaaataaaaaattttagtaaaatttgacgaatttttttataataattcaaaatcaaatatgGAATTATtcgtaaaaatttatttaactctgATTTTTAGGGGCATACAATGAATTAAATCATAAACCAAACCAAATCATGCCTTTTGAGTTGGGCAATTTTTTGAATGAGTCTACCTAACTAAATCCAAACAAGTACGGTTCATGTAacgaatataaaaaaatttacttaaacTTGTTTTTTTAGTGTCcgtaaaattgtttttttaaattttaaatttgtaattatagTTTCTTTACTTTTGGTTTTGACGGCATCTaaccatttaaaatatttttagttcttGATGACATCTAACCATCTAAAAATGATGTGACATgttgaattaacatttttttaatgacatgacatctaaatcatcattttttttaataaaatatttaaataaaaaatttgacaattattaaattaaataaatttaaatttgtatgtaaaaataaaaagaaaaaaaaatgtttttcctCTTTTGATTCCTTCTTCAAACCCAAAAATCTTTAATTCTACTCCACATATGTCtaaatcattttcttcaaatgGGTTATCTGGGGCAATAAAAAGTTGGTGAAAACATTTTGAAATTGGAGCGCATATCAAAAGGTTTGtgtaacttattttttatcttttttaaatgtaaaaaatgtcAATATCAACTTCAGGAGTAACACACTCTTAATGGTAATTGACAATTTGTTTATCAAATAGGAGAAAACATCAACTCCATGCTAAAATTATCTAGCTTAAAAAACAACTTAATGTGAAACACAATCACAATTTGGAACTTCAACAActcaaatgaaaattaaatgtcATGAAGTACATAGGAGATGATGATGTTCTAAACATGATGGATGCTTTAGAGATTTGTGGAGAGAAATTAAGGATTTTGAACTTGAAGATTGAGGAATAAATGGAAATGAGAAGCACATAAAAAATGATGACTCCACGTCATCGTTTTTGAATGGTTAGATACCAAAAAAGACCAAAagtaaagaaatataaaattacattgatgaaatcaataaaaataattttcaaaaattaaaattagcttggtctcatattgtttttttagttttaaaaaatataatattaaaaatagttttacaaaacagtttttaaaaataaataattcaaacaaattttttagtttttaaattttaaaatactaaaatagagtttttggaatgtgaatcaaacaagccctaaaaatcacattttcttCTTAGTTCTCATTGCtccaggttttgaaaatttaatataatcttTTAAACATAATTTCTTTGTGATGTAACTCGATCAACCCAAACCAATCTGTTATACATTAGTTTGGATATTATCCCACGAACTTGTAAATCTGAACCAAAACAAACTATGAACtttttatttatcgatttgTGCATTAGATTCAATCAAAATCGAACCAAACCAATTCACAAATACccttagttattttttttatacataaacaatacaaaaattaaaggGTAAAccattattttaattcaatgaaTTGTAGGACGATGTCACTTTAGTCATTAACTCatgcaaaaattcaaattagtatttgaattattaaaacATGTTGTAATAATTACGTACTATTTTGACAGTAAGttgtattttcaaaaacttttatGGTAGTAAGTTGTATTAttcaaaaagtattttaaatattcaatgaTTAATCTTAAGTTATAGTTGAATCAATTATCAAAAtgaccacaaaaaaaaaaaaatagtatttcaaattttatgttCAAGAAAATAATGAACAACGTGGAAATTACAACCTCAAGCATTAATGATCAACAAAAGAAGGAGAATCAAACCTTGCAGCTGCGTTAAATCCAACTGAGATCATGAACACCCATCCAGACACAGTGGTACTGCAATAAGAAACACATTCATTTACTTTTTACATTGATTGAGTCATTTTCTAACCTAGAAAATACAAGAGAACAGTTCCAAAGAGTAGCGTCGATCTTTGTtagaatttgtgtttttaagCATCCACTCATATTTTATACTCCCTCTaatcctttttaaaaaaaaacaagtagTTTAAAATTTGGTCAGCATAGCaagattaaaatttatcaacaaaagttaatgtatcgattttataatataaattaaatacatcaatttttattgattaaactttcattcaattattttttataaaagatatcGAATGAAGTATATAATTTAAAGACTACTTGTAATTTTTAGAGTTAATAGTTTTTACCCCGCAATGTTGGACTAATTCAGTCTTAGTGATGCTCCCTCCCTCccataataattaaatcatttaattattttatatatattaaaaaatatataaataaaatactatttatattaaattattttgttaaatattagtGCATTATTAGTgtcagaaataatataaatatactaaTTAAAAATTCAGATGAtgattaagatatttttttttccataaatcaattattttaatttttaggaccaaacatgtaatattttttatattcaagcTCTAATAATTTGAGATTCTTTGACTTAGTCCTTCATGACCATTCGTTGGATCCGACGATCGATGCAAAATTGAACGTGGCACGTTGCGCCAACTATAAAAGATAAGATATTAAATGCCTATATCTTTGCAAAAAggttcttattttttatataaaattcttttttattatatacattTTCCCCATCTTAAAcatgaatgaaaatgaaaagtatatttatttaatttaaaattcgaATAATATATAGGtgttttgttaaatatatttaaggtAAGAAGAAATATAggttttttgtcaaaaataaataaaagtaaaactgtaataaaattcataatttttttatttttatttaaaagaattttcaataaattataaaataattattcaaaaaataaataaattacagaACTGAAGAATTGGTTGTGACCAAACCTAATATTTGAATTAACCAATTTTACGTGAGTTGGGTGAATTTTTAATCCACATATTTTATACTAAATCCAAATCAAAattcatacacaaatgagtttgAGTTGTGTTCATGaattatagaagaaaaaaaaaatcttaaaatatgtaatcaattcaattcttcaatcaaaaactataaaattttatcactaacacattatttaatatttaaagtaTATCTATACACACAGAAAAACAactaaattaacaataaatctttaaatcaaattcaacaacaaaaataatatacatccataaaaataataaaaatttagcaaacaaataataataaaaatatatatatttttcatcaaGTTTGTTGTTTCATGGATTAAAAGTGTCTGCACTATTATATGGGTTAAAAATGTCATACATGCGCTACTCAATCAAAATACTATTGAATTTAGGATGATGTTCTTCACTccataattttcaatttttttatttattaaattctacgatttaataataaaaaaatttgatatgatATTGGAAAATATGATTAATGAGTTTAccaaaaactcaaatttaataatataatttacatatGTTTAATAAACATTTGGATTTAATAGTATTATCTACATACttttaataaacattttaatttggaGTAAAATGTTGGATTTATTTGAATGATGAGATTTGCATGTTGACTATACTCCCAAGTGGGTCCCAAAACTGGAGGCATGTAAGTCAGCGGCCACACGAGATGTCGTCTGCCTAGTTATAGCTATCAAATTGGATTCCTCGTGACGGAGTATCCGACAATATATcttttttcaattcaatttgTTTCCTTTCTCTAATGATAGTTTGAGTttgaaatattcttttaactttttaaatgcgtaaaaaaaagtttgaaaaatcatcATTACATTACGAGATACCAAGGAGTAAGATACTATGATCTTCAACACCTTTTTTGTCCATTATCTATAAATATCTATTATCCCCACAAATATTTACGAAAATGGATATGAGAGAATGATTATCTACCTACCTCATCCCATGGTCCAAATGCTGAGCttatttacaaattaattaatttgctgTCTTgttgatttttcttaaaattgctTTGATCGGATCgaatgtttttaaattaatatccGACCAAGTATGATCCcactttcttaaaaaaaaaacttacaatttAATGTGTCTATCactttttgtatatattttaaactcaattttttatttattaattttgtttttttattggtttattatgttatagttagatacaaatattttattatcaataaGTAGTGATTAACTTTTGTCAAAGATCCTTTGGACACACAATGTAGAGTCTATTTTTACgtaaattttctttatatgcaAGAGTTAATGATCAAATCCCTCACCACTTGAATGAATTAATTGTTGGTAACTTCtaagtttttatatttgtttaaaattgacATAAgttaaaaagtttaattaacATCTTcacaatgtaaaataattttacgtTGTCGctattttattatgttacattattaatttcaaaatattcttataaaagtgagatatttaataaaaaaaagtataaaattctcattagatataatataaaactaatttatgtcaccaataaaattaatttaaatcttGTTTATGATATAACTCAAGAACCAaaacatcaattttatttatatattttattaaaaagacattttttctcattaaatatattattgagtTATATCGAgaacaatatttaaattaattttagcgTCAATATAAACTACTTGACATtacatatacaaaataaaaacaaataaagcatatatttttcaacaacaaaaaattaggCCTACATTTTTATatcgaaataaataaataaattgatgatACTATTAGatcttattaattaatctaataaaaaaagacTTAACTGACTGATGGATATCAATTAGGCATGCTTCAATTAGACAGATAACAATAATTGCAATCTAGattgtgaaattaaaaaatataaaaataaagtataacatataaaaattgaCTTACCAAATAGAAAGGGAATCAAGAGCAATTTCAGGATCAGGAAGTAACCCTGCAAGCAAAACCAAGATTTGAAAGTACCAAGTCTCTAAGCACAACATCACAGCTGATGCAGCTGACAATTTGAAAAACTCTGGCAACCCTGTAAATGCTTGATAACTAAACCCTTTCCATGTTTCCTTACACTTTTCACTCTTCACAATATACACAAATTGTCCAATCACAATTATCCACCAAGACAAACTCAAAACCAATGATGCACCCAATAAACCAAGCCCAATTTTATATACAGCAACCCAACTTAATATAAGGTGAATAACCAATGTTCCTGCTGNNNNNNNNNNNNNNNNNNNNNNNNNNNNNNNNNNNNNNNNNNNNNNNNNNNNNNNNNNNNNNNNNNNNNNNNNNNNNNNNNNNNNNNNNNNNNNNNNNNNNNNNNNNNNNNNNNNNNNNNNNNNNNNNNNNNNNNNNNNNNNNNNNNNNNNNNNNNNNNNNNNNNNNNNNNNNNNNNNNNNNNNNNNNNNNNNNNNNNNNNNNNNNNNNNNNNNNNNNNNNNNNNNNNNNNNNNNNNNNNNNNNNNNNNNNNNNNNNNNNNNNNNNNNNNNNNCTGCTGATATGTATGCACTTGGAGCCACTATGCTTTGTGCTTGAAGAAATTTTTGTATTGGAAAGTTTATAGCATAGGCAAATATTTGTGGGATTAGACCATACACAAAAAGTGCTGCTGCTGATGCAATTGCTGGAGATTGTCCTATGAAGATTAAAATTGGTTTGGAGAAAATGTATATGAGAGTCAAAATTAAACCAGCTAATGTGAGAAGCACTGAtgatttttgtaaatatatgcCTAACATGTCATATTTTTTTGCACCAAATGCTTGTCCACATAGTGTCTCAACAGCACTCCCCATGCCCAACtgttcatcaatatcaccaaatataagaacaaaaaaaaacattttttcaccaaaataaaaaaaaaataatataatgcattatcaatattatcataaatgcataattaaaaataatattaattaaaaatacaactaaaaaaaggtgcatttgattatttatattgGGACAAATTTTAGGGTGTATAATACAAGCTAATTGGGAAACATGcaattttaaattgatagaTACTACTAGCTAAGCCACAAGAATTGTCATACGTATcactaaaaaaatagaattaaaaatcAACATTAAAGTCAAACAAGTGAAATTtgtctataattttatttttattaaatttagttATGAAATTAAGATTCTACCATAGATTTTTTTactatagtttttttattataatatttagatCTATACAGAGATTtgagatataaatttttttgaagaacAAAATATGTTGAACGAAAATcgttaaaaatattagaaaagtGTACATAATTCAAATTATAGGACAAAAATATAACCAAAGCctaaactataatatttttctagaCAAAACCATAGGAAATAGTTGTTAATTTCGTTTATTCTTGTAGTTAAATATATGAACATTGTTTTTAATCAAGTTAATAATTAGAAGttatgttagtatttttttcattgagTCGACAACTTTcaatatataaactaattttgaGTGACGTAATTAAGTAgcaataattgaattaatatagATTAAGATTATAACTAGTAGTAAAACAGAGAGAACAGAGTGAGTAGTACCATGAGTCCATAAGCAAAGATTTGAA
It includes:
- the LOC101494264 gene encoding protein DETOXIFICATION 40-like isoform X2, with the protein product MDEPFLALNDSTPQQPSSIFTHSFGSKHESDGELERILSDTNVPFVKRIPLATWVELKLLFYLAAPAVIVYLINYVMSMSTQIFSGHLGTLELAGASLGNTGIQIFAYGLMLGMGSAVETLCGQAFGAKKYDMLGIYLQKSSVLLTLAGLILTLIYIFSKPILIFIGQSPAIASAAALFVYGLIPQIFAYAINFPIQKFLQAQSIVAPSAYISAGTLVIHLILSWVAVYKIGLGLLGASLVLSLSWWIIVIGQFVYIVKSEKCKETWKGFSYQAFTGLPEFFKLSAASAVMLCLETWYFQILVLLAGLLPDPEIALDSLSICTTVSGWVFMISVGFNAAASVRVSNELGAKNPKSASFSVVVVTVISFIISVILALVVIALRDVISYVFTEGEDVAAAVSDLCPLLALSITLNGVQPVLSGVAVGCGWQTFVAYVNVGCYYGIGIPLGAVLGFYFKLGAKGIWLGMLGGVIMQTIILLWVTFRTDWNKEVEESNKRLNKWEDRTETLIKE
- the LOC101494264 gene encoding protein DETOXIFICATION 40-like isoform X1; its protein translation is MDEPFLSLSDPTAPQQQPSIFTHSSFGSKHESDGELERILSNSSVPFIKRIQLATRVELKLLFYLAAPSVIVYLLNNVTSMSTQIFSGHIGNLELAAASLGNNGIQVFAYGLMLGMGSAVETLCGQAFGAKKYDMLGIYLQKSSVLLTLAGLILTLIYIFSKPILIFIGQSPAIASAAALFVYGLIPQIFAYAINFPIQKFLQAQSIVAPSAYISAGTLVIHLILSWVAVYKIGLGLLGASLVLSLSWWIIVIGQFVYIVKSEKCKETWKGFSYQAFTGLPEFFKLSAASAVMLCLETWYFQILVLLAGLLPDPEIALDSLSICTTVSGWVFMISVGFNAAASVRVSNELGAKNPKSASFSVVVVTVISFIISVILALVVIALRDVISYVFTEGEDVAAAVSDLCPLLALSITLNGVQPVLSGVAVGCGWQTFVAYVNVGCYYGIGIPLGAVLGFYFKLGAKGIWLGMLGGVIMQTIILLWVTFRTDWNKEVEESNKRLNKWEDRTETLIKE